A genomic window from Lotus japonicus ecotype B-129 chromosome 1, LjGifu_v1.2 includes:
- the LOC130729379 gene encoding probable inactive dual specificity protein phosphatase-like At4g18593 — MAETSSSEPETPAKPQLLYRCKKCRRIVASEETMVPHERGKGESSFKWQKRSNEPWEVEKQPAECTSVFVEPMKWMQAVQEGHVEEKLLCMGCNARLGSFNWAGMQCSCGAWVNPAFQLHKSRLDECHM, encoded by the exons ATGGCTGAAACTAGTAGCTCTGAGCCAGAGACCCCAGCCAAACCTCAACTTCTGTACCGGTGTAAGAAGTGCAGAAGAATTGTTGCTTCAGAGGAGACTATGGTTCCCCATGAACGTGGAAAAGGAGAATCAAGCTTTAAGTGGCAAAAGAGAAGCAATGAACCCTGGGAAGTAGAAAAACAGCCGGCTGAATGCACCTCAGTATTTGTTGAGCCCATGAAGTGGATGCAAGCAG TACAAGAAGGTCATGTGGAGGAGAAACTTCTCTGTATGGGGTGTAATGCTCGTTTGGGTTCCTTCAACTGGGCTGGCATGCAGTGCAGCTGTGGAGCCTGGGTTAACCCTGCATTTCAACTGCACAAAAGCAGATTAGATGAGTGTCATATGTAA
- the LOC130719708 gene encoding protein MAINTENANCE OF MERISTEMS-like: MKNRKRSRASEDAGPTEDRHRRLHASSRRGDHAATSHAVEASAPAPVDSMQSPMVEASAPAPVEPTDRVPTPPSPMVEVPRHESPGEESSGESSSGDESSGDESSGDESSDEESSGEEGSYDEDSIPPPDVDADVVPEAQGGEEDLIQRLPPFPGGPVDLSLLTHYADHKAPWTWHALLRTDERYVDRRHLRVATAGGKVWNLACDGDSDSHRRVRELIEQTGLHQLPWCSYSETDAGLILALVERWHEETSSFHMPFGEMTITLDDVSALLHLPMGSRFYTPGMGERDECAALCAELMGGSVARYHAEFDKNRSQTIRFGVLQTLYDAALEEHRYEDAARIWLVNQLGATLFASKSGGYHTTVYWIGMLQDLGRVSEYAWGAIALATLYDQLDRASRRGTAQMGGFSSLLLGWAYEYLSDRVIIRRADPEYSQDQPRARRWVMSRVGHAGLDERRVMLDELTVDDIIWTPMRGFVYQRFPNTWPTFLT, from the exons atgaagaacagaaagaggtctcgagCTAGTGAGGATGCGGGGCCTACagaggatagacaccggcgattacatgcttctagccggcgcggcgatcatgctgcGACCTCTCACGCGgttgaggcttcagctccagctccagttgattctatgcagtcgcccatggtagaggcttcagctccagctccagttgaGCCTACTGATCGAGTTCctactccgccgtctcccatggtTGAGGTACCTCGCCATGAGTCACcaggcgaggagtcatcaggcgagtcgTCATCCGGCGATGAGTCATCCGGCGATGAGTCATCCGGCGATGAGTCATCCGACGAGGAGTCATCCGGCGAGGAGGGGTCATatgacgaggatagtattcctcctcctgatgttgatgctgatgtcgtgccagaggcacagggtggcgaggaggacctgatccagaggttgccgccgtttccgggggggcctgttgatctgtcgcttctcacgcattatgctgatcacaaggctccctggacgtggcatgcactcctacgcacagacgagcggtatgtggaccgtcgacacttgagggtggccacagctggggggaaggtttggaaccttgcttgtgatggtgattcagacagtcacaggagggttcgagagttgattgagcagacgggtcttcatcagctaccctggTGCAGCTACTCGGAGACAGATGCAGGCCtcattttggcccttgtggagcgatggcatgaggagactagtagcttccacatgccgtttggggagatgaccatcaccctggacgacgtgtcggctcttctccatctcccaatggggtcgaggttctatacgcctgggatgggggagagggacgagtgtgcagcgctatgtgctgagttgatgggaggatctgttgctcgttatcatgctgagtttgataagaacaggagccagactattcgctttggggtcttgcagacccTGTATGATGCTGCGTTGGagg agcaccgatatgaggacgctgcacggatttggctggtgaaccagctaggcgcgacgctctttgctagcaagagcggtGGATACCACACGACCGTCTACTGGATAGGTATGTTGCAGGATCTCGGTCGAGTGtccgagtacgcgtggggcgcgattgcgctcgctacgttgtacgaccagcttgatcgagcgtccaggagggggacggcccagatgggaggtttcAGCTCACTCTTGCTAGGATGGGcctacgagtacctttctgatcgcgtcattatccggagggcggatccggagtactcgcaggaccagcctagggcgcggcggtgggttatgtcccgggtcgggcatgcaggcctcgatgagaggcgagtcatgctcgatgagctgacggtggatgacatTATATGGACCCCGATGAGAGGTTTCGTCTATCAACGCTTCCCTAACACATGGCCAACCTTCCTCACCTGA
- the LOC130729380 gene encoding FHA domain-containing protein FHA2 isoform X2: MATASAGGDVEAGFAKLQGEDFEYYMQTYSIVLGRNSKKSTVDVDLSSLGGGMNISRHHARIFYDFARRRFALEVLGKNGCLVEGVLHLPGNPPVKLDSQDLLQIGDKEFYFLLPVRSILGGSGGGSLAAPRHYPHQPLAPHYNFHLPAGAGAMVKKGRRDYFDEEYDNEDDVGSAGGGSSGKKIRREAFEGYGYVGGVGSADKKPESRSRADRDADNLQLQQLEEKDVVSSVATVLSDLCGPGEWMPMEKLHAELVEQYSSVWHHSRVRRYLTSEDWPGPESKGKPWYGLLMLLRKYPEHFVINTRSKGRVTLEFVSLVSLLS; the protein is encoded by the exons ATGGCAACGGCGAGCGCCGGCGGCGACGTGGAAGCGGGTTTCGCGAAGCTTCAGGGAGAGGACTTCGAGTACTACATGCAGACCTACTCCATCGTCCTCGGCCGCAACTCCAAGAAATCCACCGTCGACGTCGACCTCTCCAGCCTCGGCGGCGGCATGAACATCTCCCGCCACCACGCCCGCATCTTCTACGACTTCGCCCGCCGCCGATTCGCCCTCGAGGTTCTCGGCAAGAACGGCTGCCTCGTCGAGGGCGTCCTTCACCTCCCCGGAAACCCTCCTGTCAAGCTCGATTCCCAGGACCTCCTCCAGATCGGggataaggagttttacttccTCCTCCCCGTCCGCAGCATCCTcggcggcagcggcggcggcTCCCTTGCGGCTCCGCGTCACTACCCCCATCAGCCACTTGCGCCGCATTACAACTTCCACCTCCCCGCCGGCGCCGGTGCCATGGTTAAGAAAGGGAGGAGGGATTATTTCGATGAGGAGTATGATAATGAGGATGATGTTGGTAGTGCTGGTGGTGGGAGTAGTGGGAAGAAGATCAGGAGGGAGGCTTTTGAAGGTTATGGGTATGTTGGTGGAGTTGGTTCTGCAG ATAAGAAGCCAGAAAGCAGATCCCGAGCAGATCGAGATGCTGATAATCTTCAGCTTCAGCAGTTGGAAGAAAAGGATGTAGTATCATCTGTAGCTACCGTCCTTTCTGATCTTTGTGGTCCTGGAGAGTGGATGCCTATGGAGAAGCTTCATGCTGAG TTGGTGGAGCAATACAGCAGTGTTTGGCATCACAGTAGGGTAAGGAGATATCTCACATCAGAGGATTGGCCTGGTCCTGAATCCAAAGGGAAGCCGTGGTATGGCTTACTTATGCTATTAAGGAAGTACCCTGAGCATTTTGTCATCAACACAAGGTCCAAGGGCCGTGTCACCCTGGAGTTTGTTTCTCTTGTCTCTCTTCTCTCATGA
- the LOC130729380 gene encoding FHA domain-containing protein FHA2 isoform X1, producing the protein MATASAGGDVEAGFAKLQGEDFEYYMQTYSIVLGRNSKKSTVDVDLSSLGGGMNISRHHARIFYDFARRRFALEVLGKNGCLVEGVLHLPGNPPVKLDSQDLLQIGDKEFYFLLPVRSILGGSGGGSLAAPRHYPHQPLAPHYNFHLPAGAGAMVKKGRRDYFDEEYDNEDDVGSAGGGSSGKKIRREAFEGYGYVGGVGSAGKTSLPGSLDKKPESRSRADRDADNLQLQQLEEKDVVSSVATVLSDLCGPGEWMPMEKLHAELVEQYSSVWHHSRVRRYLTSEDWPGPESKGKPWYGLLMLLRKYPEHFVINTRSKGRVTLEFVSLVSLLS; encoded by the exons ATGGCAACGGCGAGCGCCGGCGGCGACGTGGAAGCGGGTTTCGCGAAGCTTCAGGGAGAGGACTTCGAGTACTACATGCAGACCTACTCCATCGTCCTCGGCCGCAACTCCAAGAAATCCACCGTCGACGTCGACCTCTCCAGCCTCGGCGGCGGCATGAACATCTCCCGCCACCACGCCCGCATCTTCTACGACTTCGCCCGCCGCCGATTCGCCCTCGAGGTTCTCGGCAAGAACGGCTGCCTCGTCGAGGGCGTCCTTCACCTCCCCGGAAACCCTCCTGTCAAGCTCGATTCCCAGGACCTCCTCCAGATCGGggataaggagttttacttccTCCTCCCCGTCCGCAGCATCCTcggcggcagcggcggcggcTCCCTTGCGGCTCCGCGTCACTACCCCCATCAGCCACTTGCGCCGCATTACAACTTCCACCTCCCCGCCGGCGCCGGTGCCATGGTTAAGAAAGGGAGGAGGGATTATTTCGATGAGGAGTATGATAATGAGGATGATGTTGGTAGTGCTGGTGGTGGGAGTAGTGGGAAGAAGATCAGGAGGGAGGCTTTTGAAGGTTATGGGTATGTTGGTGGAGTTGGTTCTGCAGGCAAGACTTCTCTTCCTGGATCTCTAG ATAAGAAGCCAGAAAGCAGATCCCGAGCAGATCGAGATGCTGATAATCTTCAGCTTCAGCAGTTGGAAGAAAAGGATGTAGTATCATCTGTAGCTACCGTCCTTTCTGATCTTTGTGGTCCTGGAGAGTGGATGCCTATGGAGAAGCTTCATGCTGAG TTGGTGGAGCAATACAGCAGTGTTTGGCATCACAGTAGGGTAAGGAGATATCTCACATCAGAGGATTGGCCTGGTCCTGAATCCAAAGGGAAGCCGTGGTATGGCTTACTTATGCTATTAAGGAAGTACCCTGAGCATTTTGTCATCAACACAAGGTCCAAGGGCCGTGTCACCCTGGAGTTTGTTTCTCTTGTCTCTCTTCTCTCATGA